From Linepithema humile isolate Giens D197 chromosome 8, Lhum_UNIL_v1.0, whole genome shotgun sequence, one genomic window encodes:
- the LOC105670576 gene encoding pseudouridylate synthase TRUB2, mitochondrial isoform X2 gives MNILIPKEHVVSDARIAWKALNGIFAICKPSIVTNINTRDTIIYNLCKDLNNMYVRPPIRHVEIEGDTTKKMRIIKFPSYADHPLVVGPRYQPKDFKLVCANYLHKDMSGLMICGVNSGTGLIHKLKDSKLPISYRVKGILGQATDTYFKTGKIVERATYKFIRRNAIDKICASMQAVHQRKMFELCGLDMQSQAAYELAVQGLIRPADKNIPMIYTIKCTDFTSPEFTLEIVCINESDMYLKAIVHDLGMQLHSVATCTEMQCFRYGLFDLNIALLKKHWSLQNILDNIQICDSILQQNSYLLKQNRPILVDQSNLTKQLRIGHVGVNGY, from the exons ATGAATATTCTGATTCCAAAAGAACATGTAGTTTCCGATGCTAGAATAGCATGGAAAGCGTTAAATGGCATATTTGCTATTTGCAAACCATCCATCGTGACAAACATTAATACACGAgatactataatttataatctatGTAAAG ACTTGAACAATATGTATGTACGTCCACCGATCAGACATGTAGAGATTGAAGGTGATACAACAAAGAAAATGaggataattaaatttcccaGCTATGCAGATCATCCATTAGTAGTAGGACCAAGATATCAAcctaaagattttaaattagtaTGCGCTAATTATCTACATAAAGATATGTCAGGACTTATGATCTGTGGGGTGAACAGTGGTACTGGCTTGATTCACAAACTGAAAGATTCCAAGCTTCCGATCAGTTATAGAGTTAAAGGTATCTTGGGACAAGCAACAGACACTTATTTTAAAACtggaaaaattgttgaaagagctacatacaaatttataagaCGCAATGCAATTGACAAAATATGTGCTTCCATGCAGGCTGTTCATCAAAGAAAGATGTTTGA ATTATGTGGATTAGATATGCAAAGTCAAGCTGCATATGAATTGGCTGTACAAGGTCTAATTAGACCTGCAGATAAAAACATCCCAATGATATATACTATAAAATGTACAGATTTTACATCCCCTGAATTCACATTag aaATTGTTTGTATAAACGAAAgtgatatgtatttaaaagCTATAGTTCATGACTTGGGAATGCAGCTTCATAGTGTTGCTACATGCACTGAAATGCAATGCTTTCGATATGGATTATTCGATCTGAATATTGCCTTACTAAAAAAACATTGgagtttgcaaaatattttagataacatTCAAATATGTGACAGTATACTTCAGcaaaatagttatttattaaaacaaaacagaCCAATATTGGTGGATCAaagtaatttaacaaaa CAACTGAGAATTGGCCATGTAGGCGTGAATGGGTACTAG